A window of the Henckelia pumila isolate YLH828 chromosome 3, ASM3356847v2, whole genome shotgun sequence genome harbors these coding sequences:
- the LOC140891355 gene encoding probable LRR receptor-like serine/threonine-protein kinase At5g48740 yields MEKHHLYWLGFLILSELIGIISGYQDGFLSLLCGGMTNYIDSSNISWAPDVNYVASGNITSVVFLEGTSSSSFPVRFFPDSEARKCYRLPLNIPSIVLVRARFVYKNYDGVGKPPVFSVSLGTAMTTTVNLAHRDPWVEEFLWPVNKDVLPFCFHSIMNGGFPVISSLEVRPLPQGAYTAALGDHNDKLLRKSYRINCGYSDGSLRYPLDQYDRIWDADEDFSPYHVSSGFDIQSNFNLSSIKESPPTVVLQTGRVLARWNNLVYKLPLDNKGDYHVVLYFAGILPVSPTFDVLLNGKVIRSNYTVSRWEADSLFFTVQGIKNLNITLKTINYYPLVNALEVYQILDIPSEVSTTTVSALRVIQESTGLSLGWLDDPCLPTPWEHIDCEGNMVTSLKLFDISLRTISPTFSDLLDLITLDLHNASLSGEIQNLGDLQRLKKLNLSFNQITSFGSELEDLINLQVLDLKNNTLQGIVPESLGELKNLHLLNLENNNLQGPLPQSLDRESTEVKTSGNLCLSFSLTCSDLSRNSSIKAPQVTIFTPRKHNNNKNIVILLGAVGGAILSLFVVSFSVLMYMKRNKTKSTYHTSESRTDIHNWNTARIFTYKEIKATTNNFKETIGSGSFGCLYKGKLADGKLVAVKVRFDKTQLGADSFINEVSLLSQIHHQNLVLLEGFCCEPKHQILVYECLRGGSLAENLYGNKSKKLSLSWIQRLRIAVDAARGLEYLHNGSDLCIVHRDVKSSNILLDLDMNAKVGDFGLSKQATKTDASHMTTVVKGNAGYLDPEYYSTQQLTVKSDVYSFGVVLLELICGREPLTHSGTPDSYNLVLWAKPYLQAGAFEIVDERIIGSFEEESMRRASSIACRCVERDALRRPTLSQVLIELQEAYNIQLAFISSSDLVN; encoded by the exons ATGGAGAAGCACCACTTATACTGGCTTGGCTTCTTGAtcttatctgaattgattggaatcATTTCCGGTTATCAAGATG GTTTCTTGAGTTTATTATGTGGTGGAATGACGAATTACATCGATTCTTCTAACATTTCATGGGCACCCGATGTGAATTACGTAGCCAGTGGAAACATTACAAGTGTGGTTTTTCTGGAGGGGACATCTTCGTCTAGTTTCCCTGTCCGATTTTTCCCAGATTCTGAAGCAAGAAAGTGTTACCGGCTTCCGTTAAACATCCCATCCATAGTTCTTGTAAGGGCTCGATTCGTGTACAAGAACTATGATGGGGTTGGAAAACCCCCGGTGTTCTCTGTTTCTCTTGGAACTGCCATGACTACTACAGTGAATCTTGCTCACAGGGATCCATGGGTTGAAGAATTTCTATGGCCGGTTAATAAGGACGTGCTCCCTTTTTGCTTTCACTCGATTATGAATGGAGGATTTCCAGTTATTTCATCACTTGAAGTCCGGCCTCTTCCTCAGGGTGCTTACACCGCTGCATTGGGAGATCACAATGATAAGTTACTTCGGAAGTCATACCGGATTAACTGTGGGTATAGTGATGGATCACTAAG GTACCCTCTCGACCAATATGATCGAATATGGGATGCAGATGAGGATTTCTCACCTTACCATGTGTCATCTGGCTTTGACATTCAGAGTAACTTTAACTTATCGAGCATCAAAGAGAGCCCTCCAACAGTCGTGCTTCAGACCGGGAGAGTCTTGGCGAGGTGGAATAACCTAGTATATAAGTTGCCTTTGGACAATAAAGGAGACTACCATGTTGTTCTTTACTTTGCTGGCATTTTGCCCGTTTCACCAACTTTTGATGTGTTGTTAAATGGGAAAGTTATTCGATCAAACTACACAGTTTCAAGATGGGAAGCTGATAGTCTATTCTTTACTGTCCAAGgaatcaagaatctgaatatcACCTTAAAGACAATAAACTATTATCCTTTGGTAAATGCTCTTGAGGTTTATCAGATTCTTGATATTCcgtcagaagtttctacgactACAG TTTCAGCACTTCGGGTTATTCAAGAATCCACAGGCCTGAGTCTTGGTTGGCTAGATGACCCCTGTTTGCCAACGCCCTGGGAGCACATTGATTGTGAAGGAAATATGGTCACTTCATT GAAGCTTTTTGACATTAGCTTGAGGACAATTAGCCCTACATTTAGTGATCTGCTGGATCTTATAACACT GGACTTGCATAATGCATCTCTTTCCGGAGAAATACAAAACTTGGGTGATCTGCAACGTCTCAAGAAACT GAACTTGAGCTTCAATCAGATAACATCCTTTGGTTCTGAATTGGAAGATTTGATCAACCTTCAAGTTCT GGACTTGAAAAATAACACTCTGCAAGGAATAGTACCTGAGAGCTTGGGAGAACTGAAAAATCTTCACCTATT GAATCTAGAGAACAATAACCTGCAAGGGCCACTTCCACAATCACTGGACCGAGAGAGCACAGAAGTCAA GACATCAGGGAATTTGTGCCTTTCGTTCTCATTGACATGCAGTGATCTCTCTAGAAACTCTTCAATTAAGGCTCCGCAAGTGACCATCTTCACTCCTAGAAAgcacaacaacaataaaaatatcgTGATTCTGCTCGGTGCAGTTGGAGGGGCCATCCTCTCTTTATTTGTGGTTTCATTTTCAGTACTCATGTACATGAAGAGAAATAAAACCAAAAGCACATATCATACATCAG AATCGAGAACAGATATTCATAATTGGAACACTGCTAGAATCTTCACCTACAAAGAGATCAAAGCAACTACAAATAACTTCAAAGAAACCATAGGTTCTGGTAGCTTTGGATGCCTTTACAAAGGAAAGCTTGCAGACGGTAAACTAGTAGCAGTAAAAGTTCGATTTGACAAGACTCAGCTTGGAGCTGATTCTTTCATCAATGAG GTATCGCTTTTGTCTCAAATACATCACCAGAATCTTGTCTTGTTGGAAGGGTTCTGCTGCGAACCGAAGCACCAGATTCTAGTTTACGAATGCTTACGTGGTGGATCATTGGCTGAAAACCTTTATG GCAACAAGAGTAAAAAATTATCTCTAAGCTGGATTCAAAGATTGAGAATTGCTGTCGATGCTGCaagag GTTTGGAGTATCTGCACAATGGAAGTGACCTTTGTATAGTACACCGTGATGTTAAGAGCAGCAACATACTTCTGGACTTGGATATGAATGCTAAAGTCGGCGACTTTGGGCTTTCAAAGCAAGCAACAAAAACAGATGCATCGCATATGACTACTGTTGTGAAAGGCAATGCAGGCTATCTTGACCCCga GTATTATTCAACTCAACAATTGACAGTGAAAAGTGACGTCTATAGTTTTGGAGTAGTACTTCTGGAGCTCATATGTGGTAGAGAACCACTCACTCACTCTGGCACACCGGATTCCTATAACCTGGTTTTATGG GCAAAGCCCTACTTGCAGGCTGGTGCATTTGAGATAGTGGATGAGAGAATAATTGGAAGTTTCGAGGAGGAAAGCATGAGACGGGCTTCGTCAATCGCTTGCAGGTGTGTAGAAAGAGATGCATTACGCAGGCCAACTTTATCACAAGTTCTTATTGAGCTACAAGAAGCATACAATATCCAACTAGCATTTATTTCATCCTCTGATCttgtaaattaa